The DNA sequence CGTGGGCGGCTATATCTCCGGCACCGGGACCCTATCCCTCATTTTGAGCGATGCCAACGGGATCGACGTCTTCGATAACACGATCCAGCTCTATCTGAACGGCAGCCAGGTCTCGCCTGGCGATTACGTGACCTCCATCAATACGGACAATGTCAACCGGATCCCCATCAAATACCAGATCAACCTCAGCCGGGGAAATTACACCCTGGTGGTCGATTGCAAAGACGTGAACGGCAATTTCAACACCCGCGAGATCCAGTTTGTGGTGAACGAAACCTTCGAAGTGCGCAATTTCGCCAATTACCCCAACCCCGTGACCGGCCACGCGATCGACCCCAAAAATGACGGTCGGACCCGGTTCACCTATGTGCTAACCGACGACGCGGACAAGGTCACTATCAAGGTCTACACCGTAGCAGGAAGACTGGCAAAAACTTTCGACAACCTGCCCACCGGAGTGGGCTACCACGAATATCCGCGCACGGTTTACGGCTGGGATTGCAAGGACGACTTCGGCTATCCCCTGGCCAATGGCGTGTATTTCTATAAGATCATTGCCAGCAAAGGCAATCAGAAGATCGAAAAAACAATGAAAATGGCGATTCTCAAATAGAGGATGTTATGAATATTAAACTGCTATCTCTCTTAGCCACTCTGGCCCTTGTTCTGCCACTGGCCGCCGGCCGTTATGCCGGGGATTTCATGATGATCGGTGCGGGTGTCCGCCCCCTGGGCATGGGCGGTGCCTTTGCCGCCTTGGCCAACGATGGCTCCGCGATCTATTGGAATCCCGCCGGGATCGCACAGATCCGGGAATCGGAATTGTCGGCCATGCATGCCTTTCTCTACGGCGGGCTGGCCTCCTACGACAACATTAACTTTTGCCAGCCCCTCCCCAACGGCGTGACCATCGGCCTGAA is a window from the Candidatus Syntrophosphaera sp. genome containing:
- a CDS encoding UPF0164 family protein, with the protein product MNIKLLSLLATLALVLPLAAGRYAGDFMMIGAGVRPLGMGGAFAALANDGSAIYWNPAGIAQIRESELSAMHAFLYGGLASYDNINFCQPLPNGVTIGL